GCTCCAAATGACAAACTATCACCTTTGAAGTATACAGATTCAGACCAGAGTCTTCTGGGTCCTGATGCTCTATGTGTTTGAATAGGCTGCTGTTAGGGACACAAGTCTTAGTTCTTGTTGCAGGAACAAAcactaaataatgttttttgtccCACAGATGCGTTTGGCTTCCAAGGTAAATGCCAAGACTTTACTGGACATTGACAATGCCCAGATTGCTGCCGAGGACTTCAAGATGAAGTGAGTGTCTACCAAAATCCTAATTGTAGCTATTAGTGAGGAAAATACATGACTGATTTTAGATCAATGTCTAGAGTTGCCTGCTCATTAGATAAAGCTGAAGACTACAATCCAAAACACGAATTGGTAGCATGTAACTTTCATATGAACTTTGACTTTCGTAGGTATGAGAACGAGTTGGCCATGAGGGTGGCAGTGGAGGCAGACATCAGTGGTCTGAGGAAGGTCCTGGATGACATGAACCTCAACCGCTTTGACCTGGAGACGCAGTACGAGGGCCTGAAGGACGAGCTCATCATGTTCAAAAGACACCATGAGGAGGTAAAGGGTTATTCTGACAAGGGTTATTCAAACTATACTCATCAAAGCTAGAACACTTTATCAACAAAAATACTTCTAGTGAAGATTTTTACAAAAGAACTGCCACCCTCCACACAgcttgtatgttttattgaaatttaCTATTCACGGATTGCATAGTTTTGTCACAGTATCCtttaaagtatttgttttggGGCAAATTCTCAACTGAGAATTCTGGTATGAAGATTCGGTCTCACATGCGTTAATAAGGCTTATAAACACGATGCCACTTATAAAGAAGGTTGGGATTATTAACTTAACCAATTGTATTCAATGACACCAAATTAATTTTATAAGCAGCATAAAGTTAACTAGCAAATTAATTTTAGCTATCTAACGTTAGTATCGCTAGCTACTTCTGACTGGCTTTTATAGCTAATTAAAATGCTGCTTGCTGATACATAGTAGCCTACTTCAGCAATGTTGTCTTATTTCACTATAGtataatttagattttattttaagtagCCTCTGTTTAAAGTAATTAGCCCCTGTTTAAATTCAGGAAAACCTGTCCAACATCTGATCATCATTAGGCCTTTGGTGTCTATTGATATGATAAGAATCACAGCAACAGTGTGACCAAGTGAGGGAGGCACACTAGTAAATAGTATTTTTATGATGGCGAACCTGAATGGGAATAGCATCTATGTGCTTGTTTGTAAATGATGACCTACAAGTGAGTACAGTAGTAGAAGTTAGAATGATTACATATTGATGATAGAGTGAATGATTACATATTGATGATATACAATAGACCCTATATCTTTTTCATCACTCTTACAAGCAAGAAACTCACTTCAGGAGTGATATTAAGCACCAGGACCCCTGAAGCACACTATTATCCATTGAGGAACTCTAAAACATAAAAGAAGAAAGAATCTGCCTACCTCAAAATACTACTGTTTGCAGTTACTAAGGTCATGCCCTCTGACCTTTGAACTATAGGAGCTGGCCAATGTGAGGACCCAGGCAGGAGGCCAGGTGAATGTATCAGTGGACGCTGCCCCATCCCAAGACCTGAACGCAGCCATGACCGAGATCAGGCAGCACTATGAGTCTGTAGCCGCCAAGAACCGCCAAGAACTGGAATCCTGGTATCAGGGCAAGGTAAACAGAGTGAACAAGATGCTAGTTGTAATCAAGAATGTAATCACTTACCAAATGTTACTCTGTAGAAGGATGTCCTCTGataaagtaatttatttcaaaattaGTGCCCAAAAGGGGACTAATCAAATCtcataatataaataattatttctgtgCATGGGATGAATTCAATAGTTTTTTGAAGTATGTAATCAATAGAAACTGATTAGGCTTCCAAGGTGTGGTGGTTAACGCTGTGTTTTTACCTGAACAGCTGGCCACAGTGGAGACTGAAGTTGAGACAAACAACGAACAGCTCTGTTCAAGCCTCACAGAGTTGAAGGAGACCAAGAGCACCCTCCAGAGGCTTCAGATTGAACTGCAGTCCCATCTGAGCATGGTACGAGATACACCCAACATAAACAAACCAAGTTTCACAAACAGACACCGCTCCAGGGTGAAGGTTTCCCTTGTAACAGATCTAGGACCAGCTTCTCCAACCTTAATCTTTACCTTGTCAGTGGGGAATGCAAAACTGACTCAAGATCAGCATCTAGGGGCAACTTTATTCTAAACCGACTCATCCCCTTCTACCCCATCCTCTGCCAATAGAAATCCTCCCTggagaccaccctgtcagacACCCAGAACCGCTACTCTGCCCAGCTGGCGGGGCTCCAGAACATGGTGACCAGCCTGGAGTTTCAGCTCTCCCAGCTCCA
Above is a window of Esox lucius isolate fEsoLuc1 chromosome 9, fEsoLuc1.pri, whole genome shotgun sequence DNA encoding:
- the LOC105021589 gene encoding keratin, type I cytoskeletal 13, producing MSFSSRSYSSARALSVYGGAGGARTSSSQAGGVYGANSSRGGMDLANALDLHVSASEKTTMQNLNDRLASYLEKVRLLEMENAEVEKKIKAWYSSHTVICHDHSAYLATVTDMRDKMRLASKVNAKTLLDIDNAQIAAEDFKMKYENELAMRVAVEADISGLRKVLDDMNLNRFDLETQYEGLKDELIMFKRHHEEELANVRTQAGGQVNVSVDAAPSQDLNAAMTEIRQHYESVAAKNRQELESWYQGKLATVETEVETNNEQLCSSLTELKETKSTLQRLQIELQSHLSMKSSLETTLSDTQNRYSAQLAGLQNMVTSLEFQLSQLHANIAHNKQEYDILLDIKTRLEVEIAEYRRLLDGEDAEEEGKKGSTTQVVTKTVTVVQTTVNGKVTETTKAVDVAEVKS